One region of Trinickia violacea genomic DNA includes:
- the recA gene encoding recombinase RecA, translated as MEESKKGSAGLTAEKSKALAAALAQIEKQFGKGSVMRLGDGEVAEDIQVVSTGSLGLDIALGVGGLPRGRVVEIYGPESSGKTTLTLQVIAEMQKLGGTAAFIDAEHALDIQYAGKLGVNVSDLLVSQPDTGEQALEIADALVRSGSIDMIVIDSVAALVPKAEIEGEMGDSLPGLQARLMSQALRKLTGTIKRTNCLVIFINQIRMKIGVMFGNPETTTGGNALKFYASVRLDIRRIGSIKKNDEVIGNETRVKVVKNKVSPPFREAIFDILYGEGISRQGEVIDLGVQAKIVDKAGAWYSYNGERIGQGKDNAREFLRENPDIALEIENRIRESLGVNAMPAGASEGVEVADEE; from the coding sequence ATGGAAGAAAGCAAGAAAGGCTCGGCTGGACTGACTGCTGAAAAGAGCAAGGCACTCGCTGCGGCGCTCGCGCAGATCGAAAAGCAGTTCGGCAAAGGGTCGGTCATGCGGCTCGGCGACGGCGAGGTGGCCGAAGATATTCAAGTGGTGTCGACGGGCTCGCTCGGCCTCGATATCGCGCTCGGCGTCGGCGGTCTGCCGCGCGGCCGCGTGGTCGAAATCTACGGGCCGGAATCGTCGGGCAAGACCACGCTGACGCTGCAAGTCATCGCCGAAATGCAGAAGCTCGGCGGCACGGCCGCGTTCATCGACGCGGAACACGCGCTCGACATCCAATACGCCGGCAAGCTCGGCGTGAACGTGTCCGATCTGTTGGTCTCGCAGCCGGATACCGGCGAGCAGGCGCTTGAAATTGCCGACGCGCTGGTGCGCTCGGGCTCGATCGACATGATCGTGATCGACTCGGTCGCGGCGCTCGTGCCGAAGGCCGAAATCGAAGGCGAAATGGGCGATTCCTTGCCGGGTCTGCAAGCGCGTCTGATGTCGCAGGCGCTGCGCAAGCTGACCGGCACGATCAAGCGCACGAACTGCCTCGTGATCTTCATCAACCAGATCCGCATGAAGATCGGTGTGATGTTCGGCAACCCGGAAACGACGACGGGCGGCAATGCGCTGAAGTTCTACGCATCGGTGCGCCTCGACATTCGCCGCATCGGCTCGATCAAGAAGAACGACGAAGTGATCGGCAACGAAACGCGCGTGAAGGTCGTCAAGAACAAGGTGTCGCCGCCGTTCCGCGAAGCGATTTTCGACATCCTCTACGGCGAAGGCATTTCGCGCCAAGGCGAAGTCATCGACCTCGGCGTGCAAGCGAAGATCGTCGACAAGGCGGGTGCGTGGTACAGCTATAACGGCGAGCGCATCGGCCAGGGCAAGGACAACGCACGCGAATTTCTGCGTGAGAATCCCGACATCGCGCTCGAGATCGAAAACCGCATCCGCGAATCGCTTGGCGTGAACGCGATGCCGGCTGGCGCTTCGGAAGGCGTCGAAGTCGCGGACGAAGAGTAA
- the sucD gene encoding succinate--CoA ligase subunit alpha, with product MSILINKDTKVITQGITGKTGQFHTRACREYANGREAYVAGVNPKKAGEDFEGIPIYASVKEAKAETGATVSVIYVPPAGAAAAIWEAVEADLDLAICITEGIPVRDMIEVRDRMRRENRKTLLLGPNCPGTITPDELKIGIMPGHIHRKGRIGVVSRSGTLTYEAVAQLTALGLGQSSAVGIGGDPINGLKHIDVMKMFNDDPDTDAVIMIGEIGGPDEANAAYWIKDNMKKPVVGFIAGVTAPPGKRMGHAGALISGGADTADAKLEIMDGCGIKVTRNPSEMGRLLKSIL from the coding sequence ATGTCGATTCTGATCAACAAAGACACCAAGGTCATCACGCAGGGCATCACCGGCAAGACCGGCCAGTTCCACACGCGCGCATGCCGTGAATACGCGAACGGCCGCGAAGCGTACGTCGCGGGCGTGAACCCGAAGAAGGCCGGCGAAGATTTCGAAGGCATTCCGATCTACGCCAGCGTCAAGGAAGCGAAGGCTGAAACGGGCGCGACCGTATCGGTCATCTACGTGCCGCCGGCAGGCGCCGCTGCGGCGATCTGGGAAGCGGTCGAAGCCGATCTCGATCTCGCGATCTGCATCACCGAAGGCATTCCGGTTCGCGACATGATCGAAGTGCGCGACCGCATGCGCCGCGAAAACCGCAAGACGCTGCTGCTCGGACCGAACTGCCCGGGCACGATCACGCCGGACGAGCTCAAGATCGGCATCATGCCGGGCCACATCCACCGCAAGGGCCGCATCGGCGTCGTGTCGCGTTCGGGCACGCTGACGTATGAAGCCGTGGCTCAACTGACGGCGCTTGGCCTCGGCCAATCGTCGGCGGTCGGTATCGGCGGCGACCCGATCAACGGTCTCAAGCACATCGACGTCATGAAGATGTTCAACGACGATCCGGACACGGACGCCGTCATCATGATCGGCGAGATCGGCGGCCCGGACGAAGCGAACGCGGCGTACTGGATCAAGGACAACATGAAGAAGCCGGTGGTTGGCTTCATCGCAGGTGTCACGGCGCCTCCGGGCAAGCGGATGGGCCACGCCGGCGCGCTAATCTCGGGCGGTGCCGACACGGCCGACGCGAAGCTCGAAATCATGGACGGCTGCGGCATCAAGGTGACGCGTAACCCGTCGGAAATGGGCCGCCTGCTGAAGTCGATTCTGTAA
- a CDS encoding response regulator transcription factor: MRILIAEDDSILADGLVRSLRQSGYAVDHVKGGAEADAALSVQAFDLLILDLGLPRLSGLEVLRRLRARNSNLPVLILTAADSIEERVKGLDLGADDYMAKPFDLNELEARVRALTRRGAGGGPTVVRHGSLAFDQVGRIATVNDQVIDLSARELGLLEVLLQRIGRLVSKEQLVDHLCEWGEEVSNNAIEVYVHRLRKKIEPSGVRIITVRGLGYCLEKAAPAAGTAPSPGASDPASNGAAKSPANHSSK, from the coding sequence ATGCGAATTCTCATTGCTGAAGATGACAGCATACTCGCGGACGGTCTCGTCCGATCACTCCGCCAATCGGGCTATGCCGTCGATCACGTGAAGGGCGGCGCCGAAGCCGATGCCGCCCTCTCGGTGCAAGCCTTCGACCTCCTGATCCTCGATCTCGGGCTGCCGCGCCTGTCCGGCCTCGAAGTGCTGCGGCGCCTGCGCGCCCGCAATTCGAACCTGCCCGTGCTGATCCTCACCGCCGCCGACAGCATCGAGGAACGCGTGAAGGGTCTCGATCTCGGCGCCGACGACTACATGGCAAAGCCGTTCGACTTGAACGAACTCGAAGCGCGCGTGCGCGCGCTCACGCGGCGCGGCGCGGGCGGCGGGCCGACCGTCGTGCGGCACGGCTCGCTCGCATTCGACCAGGTGGGCCGCATCGCCACCGTGAACGATCAGGTGATCGACCTCTCGGCACGCGAACTCGGCCTGCTCGAAGTGCTGCTGCAACGGATCGGCCGGCTCGTGTCGAAAGAGCAGCTCGTCGACCATCTATGCGAATGGGGCGAGGAAGTCAGCAACAACGCGATCGAAGTCTACGTGCACCGGCTGCGCAAGAAGATCGAGCCGAGCGGCGTGCGGATCATCACCGTGCGCGGCCTTGGCTATTGCCTCGAGAAAGCCGCCCCGGCCGCCGGCACGGCGCCCTCGCCCGGTGCTTCGGACCCGGCCTCGAACGGCGCGGCCAAGTCGCCGGCGAATCACTCGTCCAAGTAG
- a CDS encoding DUF2889 domain-containing protein, with protein MPLSPPVSRKLRHRRAIRAEAFEREDGLWDIEACLTDHKPRDVALAPGVRPNGLPIHELWLRITIDRKLNVVDAEASSDWVPYPGHCEAANPAYRALIGLNLFQNFRREANRLLGGVAGCTHLTELCAIVPTAAIQAFAGDVWNTRGDSPGEASQGGNGEAANAKPPFQLDRCQALRFDGEAVRQFYPRWYGHAPRAAERQDAALAADAEEGGTHTKVEALASK; from the coding sequence ATGCCGCTTTCCCCGCCCGTGTCCCGCAAGTTGCGCCATCGCCGCGCAATTCGAGCGGAAGCGTTCGAGCGTGAAGACGGCTTGTGGGACATCGAGGCGTGCCTGACCGATCATAAGCCGCGTGACGTGGCGCTTGCGCCCGGTGTCCGGCCCAACGGCCTGCCGATTCATGAACTCTGGCTTCGCATCACGATCGATCGCAAGCTCAACGTCGTCGACGCCGAAGCGTCGTCCGACTGGGTGCCCTATCCCGGTCACTGCGAAGCCGCCAATCCCGCCTACCGCGCCCTCATCGGGCTCAACCTGTTCCAGAATTTTCGCCGCGAAGCGAACCGCCTGTTGGGCGGCGTCGCGGGATGCACGCACCTCACCGAGTTGTGCGCGATCGTGCCGACCGCCGCCATTCAGGCTTTCGCGGGCGATGTCTGGAACACGCGCGGCGATTCACCGGGCGAAGCAAGTCAAGGCGGCAACGGTGAGGCTGCGAACGCCAAGCCGCCGTTTCAACTCGATCGCTGTCAGGCATTGCGGTTCGACGGCGAAGCGGTCCGTCAGTTTTATCCCCGCTGGTACGGCCACGCGCCGCGTGCAGCGGAACGCCAGGATGCGGCGCTAGCTGCCGACGCCGAGGAAGGCGGCACCCATACCAAAGTCGAGGCGCTTGCCTCGAAATAA
- the sucC gene encoding ADP-forming succinate--CoA ligase subunit beta: MKIHEYQGKEILRKFGVAVPRGKPVFSVEDAVKAAEELGGPVWVVKAQIHAGGRGKGGGVKVAKSLDQVREYANQILGMQLVTHQTGPEGQKVNRLLIEEGADIKKELYVGLVIDRVSQKVVVMASSEGGMDIEEVAANTPEAIHKVAVDPAKGLLDSEADDLAKKIGVPDASIPQARAILQGLYKATWETDASLAEINPLILTGDGKVIALDAKFNFDSNALFRHPEIVAYRDLDEEDPAEVEASKFDLAYISLDGNIGCLVNGAGLAMATMDTIKLFGGEPANFLDVGGGATTEKVTEAFKLMLKNPDLKAILVNIFGGIMRCDVIAEGVIAGSKAVNLNVPLVVRMKGTNEDLGKKMLAESGLPIISADSMEEAAQKVVAAAAGK, translated from the coding sequence ATGAAGATTCACGAGTACCAGGGTAAGGAAATCCTGCGGAAATTCGGGGTCGCGGTACCGCGCGGCAAGCCGGTGTTCTCGGTGGAAGATGCGGTCAAGGCCGCTGAAGAGCTGGGCGGCCCGGTGTGGGTCGTCAAGGCTCAGATCCACGCAGGTGGTCGTGGCAAGGGCGGCGGCGTGAAGGTCGCCAAGTCGCTGGATCAGGTGCGCGAATACGCGAACCAGATCCTCGGCATGCAGCTCGTCACGCACCAGACCGGCCCGGAAGGCCAGAAGGTGAATCGTCTGCTGATCGAAGAAGGCGCCGACATCAAGAAGGAACTGTACGTTGGCCTCGTGATCGATCGCGTGTCGCAGAAGGTCGTCGTGATGGCTTCGAGCGAAGGCGGGATGGACATCGAAGAAGTCGCCGCCAATACGCCGGAAGCGATCCACAAGGTGGCAGTCGACCCGGCGAAGGGTCTCCTGGATTCGGAAGCCGACGATCTCGCGAAGAAGATCGGCGTGCCCGATGCTTCGATTCCGCAAGCGCGCGCCATCCTGCAGGGTCTCTACAAGGCCACGTGGGAAACCGATGCATCGCTCGCCGAAATCAACCCGCTGATCCTGACGGGCGACGGCAAGGTGATCGCGCTCGACGCCAAGTTCAACTTCGATTCGAACGCGCTGTTCCGTCATCCGGAAATCGTCGCGTATCGCGATCTGGATGAAGAAGATCCGGCTGAAGTCGAAGCGTCGAAGTTCGACCTCGCGTACATCTCGCTCGACGGCAACATCGGCTGCCTCGTGAACGGCGCCGGCCTCGCGATGGCGACGATGGACACTATCAAGCTGTTCGGCGGCGAGCCGGCCAACTTCCTCGACGTCGGCGGCGGCGCCACGACCGAGAAAGTGACCGAAGCGTTCAAGCTGATGCTCAAGAACCCGGACCTGAAGGCGATCCTCGTGAACATCTTCGGCGGCATCATGCGCTGCGACGTGATCGCGGAAGGCGTGATCGCCGGTTCGAAGGCGGTGAACCTGAACGTGCCGCTCGTCGTGCGCATGAAGGGCACCAACGAAGACCTGGGCAAGAAGATGCTCGCCGAATCCGGCCTGCCGATCATCTCGGCGGACAGCATGGAAGAAGCGGCGCAGAAGGTCGTCGCGGCTGCTGCCGGCAAGTAA
- the recX gene encoding recombination regulator RecX, whose amino-acid sequence MMRKDRAASNSGRGKAGREAARPDPLDPFDPFESFDAHDLAAGRRSSTADATGSDAANAGSSTAGSSTSSTGQSNESTYTRSRREPSASSDESSGRSKKPARSLKARALDYLSRREYSRSELSRKLAPFVEEADALEPLLDALESEGWLSDSRFAESLVHRRAARMGTSRIVGELRRHSVGDALIEEVGAQLRETELARAQAVWRKKYGHLPETPAERAKQARFLATRGFSSATIVKILKGGDEDWDGV is encoded by the coding sequence GTGATGCGCAAGGACCGGGCGGCGTCGAATTCGGGGCGCGGTAAAGCAGGGCGCGAAGCGGCTCGGCCCGATCCGCTCGATCCTTTCGATCCATTTGAATCATTCGACGCGCACGATCTCGCAGCGGGTCGTCGCTCGTCTACAGCAGATGCGACCGGTTCTGACGCGGCGAATGCCGGGTCATCGACCGCCGGGTCATCGACGTCATCAACCGGTCAATCGAACGAAAGCACCTATACCCGCTCGCGTCGAGAGCCCTCGGCCTCATCCGACGAGTCTTCCGGGCGCTCGAAAAAGCCAGCCCGCTCTTTGAAGGCTCGTGCGCTCGACTATCTGTCGCGACGCGAATACAGCCGCTCCGAACTCTCGCGCAAGCTTGCTCCCTTTGTCGAAGAGGCAGATGCGCTCGAGCCGCTGCTCGATGCGCTCGAGAGCGAAGGCTGGCTGTCCGATTCGCGCTTTGCCGAAAGCCTCGTCCATCGCCGCGCGGCGCGCATGGGGACGAGCCGGATCGTCGGCGAACTGCGCCGTCACTCGGTGGGCGACGCCTTGATCGAAGAAGTCGGCGCGCAGCTTCGCGAGACCGAACTGGCTCGCGCGCAAGCCGTTTGGCGCAAGAAGTACGGACACCTTCCCGAAACGCCGGCCGAGCGCGCCAAGCAAGCGCGCTTTCTGGCCACACGTGGTTTCTCCAGCGCGACGATCGTCAAAATCCTGAAGGGCGGCGACGAGGATTGGGACGGCGTGTAA